One genomic segment of Nothobranchius furzeri strain GRZ-AD chromosome 10, NfurGRZ-RIMD1, whole genome shotgun sequence includes these proteins:
- the LOC107386948 gene encoding lysosomal proton-coupled steroid conjugate and bile acid symporter SLC46A3, whose protein sequence is MWRLHLVEPVVALYAFSSFLIYPLVQQYVYRRLWMQLTNTSYPISDNTSRCAAINSSNHTNIHKDVQKQASLFSLYSEILSTVPSLIVTLLLVAYSDRAGRKITIVMPLIGTLIYTTSFLTVSFFELDVYLLIGSSLLSSLFGGLGTFLGGCFAYIADLCKDERQKTLRMAGVDMMIGLLSGVASISTGYFLRAAGFNWPFLTSALFQCLTLIYAVFILEESMKKTPADGSTVDDSHRQSVLKHIICGIYQIFAGASCRFKTVLALLMIILTSFSFAYVGGVFLMTLYELNEPLCWTEILIGYGSALSTLVFLISFLGVSAFTYCGVPQLIIVLMGILSVASGMILAAFAKTTILMFLVRIPMLLAIMPFPVLRSMMSNIVSKSEQGSLFAYLSFLENLTNNVSPAVFNSIYFATVAWYPGFVFLLSAGLCAVPIFALGAVALIGVDVSRHVEGPEPFFTEDEGLVEDGNDSSPLLG, encoded by the exons ATGTGGCGTCTTCACCTGGTGGAGCCTGTGGTGGCTCTATATGCTTTTAGCAGCTTTCTTATCTACCCACTGGTGCAGCAGTATGTCTACAGGAGGCTGTGGATGCAGCTGACCAACACCAGCTATCCCATCTCTGACAACACATCCAGATGTGCAGCAATCAACAGCAGCAACCACACAAACATCCATAAG GATGTCCAGAAGCAGGCATCTCTTTTCTCCCTCTACTCAGAGATCCTGTCCACGGTCCCGTCTCTGATCGTCACTCTCTTATTGGTGGCCTACAGCGACCGAGCGGGACGCAAGATCACCATTGTCATGCCTCTGATCGGCACGTTGATCTACACCAcctccttcctgactgtgtccttCTTTGAGCTGGACGTGTACTTGCTGATTGGTTCGTCCCTTCTCAGCTCTCTGTTTGGTGGCTTGGGCACGTTTCTCGGAGGCTGTTTTGCCTACATAGCTGACTTGTGCAAAGACGAGCGCCAGAAGACGCTGCGCATGGCTGGGGTGGACATGATGATCGGGCTGTTGTCTGGAGTGGCTTCGATATCGACGGGTTACTTTTTGAGAGCTGCGGGGTTTAACTGGCCGTTTCTGACATCAGCTCTGTTCCAGTGTCTGACCCTGATCTACGCCGTCTTTATTCTGGAAGAATCAATGAAGaagactccagctgatgggagcACCGTAGATGACTCTCACAGACAATCTGTTCTGAAACACATCATCTGTGGGATCTACCAGATCTTTGCAGGGGCCAGCTGCAGGTTTAAAACAGTTTTAGCCCTGCTGATGATCATATTAACCAGTTTCTCCTTCGCCTACGTTGGAGGCGTGTTCTTGATGACGCTGTATGAGCTCAACGAGCCGCTGTGCTGGACTGAGATTTTGATCGGCTACGGATCAGCTCTGTCCacattagtgttcctgatcagttTCCTAGGAGTGTCAGCATTCACCTACTGCGGCGTTCCACAGTTGATCATTGTTCTGATGGGGATCCTGTCAGTCGCATCAGGGATGATCCTGGCGGCGTTTGCGAAGACAACTATACTGATGTTTTTAG TGAGGATACCAATGCTTTTGGCCATCATGCCTTTCCCTGTTCTGCGCTCCATGATGTCAAATATTGTCTCAAAGTCTGAGCAGG GATCCCTGTTTGCCTATCTTTCCTTTCTGGAGAATTTAACAAACAACGTGTCACCTGCAGTCTTCAACAGCATCTATTTTGCCACGGTGGCCTGGTACCCTGGCTTCGTCTTCCTCCTGTCTGCGGGACTCTGTGCTGTTCCTATTTTTGCTCTTGG AGCCGTGGCTCTGATCGGAGTGGATGTCTCCAGACATGTCGAAGGGCCGGAACCTTTTTTCACGGAAGACGAGGGTTTGGTAGAGGACGGGAATGACAGCAGTCCTCTTCTTGGCTAA
- the synj1 gene encoding synaptojanin-1 isoform X14 → MAFSKGYRIYHKLDPPPYSVIVETRTREECLMLESGAVAVLSAAEKDAIKNTYTKIFDAYGILGVLRLNLGDSMLHSLVVVTGCSSVGKVQDSEVFRVTQTDFISLKNDPGDEDRIAEVRKVLNSGHFYFAWSASGVSMDLSLNARRRILEDTTDNRFFWNQSLHLHLKHYGVNCDDWLLRLMCGGVEIRTIYAGHKQAKACIFSRLSSERAGTRFNVRGTNDDGQVANFVETEQVIFLDDKVSSFIQIRGSIPLFWEQPGIQLPDILGQVGSHRVKLSRGFEANAPAFERHFTALRRLYGKQVIINLLGSKEGENMLSKAFQSHLKASEHANEVKMVNFDYHQNVKGGKTEKLSSVLKPQLGKFLEECGFFYYTGETGILRSQGGTLRTNCLDCLDRTNSVQAFFALEMLTRQLEQMGLTEKPQLVARFQEVFRTMWSMNGDSISKIYAGTGALDGKAKAGKLKDGARSVTRTIQNNFFDTSKQEAIDILRLGSTLNSDLADKARALLTTSSLYVTEPVLQSASPRVLLGMCQNYHKYTKPKQIRVCVGTWNVNGGKQFRSIAFRNQTLNDWLLDAPKKAGHPEFQEGKGNPIDIFAIGFEEMVELNAGNIVSASTTNQKLWAAELQKNISRDHKYVLLASEQLVGVCLFVFIRPQHAPFIRDVAVDTVKTGMGGATGNKGGVAIRLLFHTTSICFVCSHFAAGQSQVKERNDDYNEIARRLSFPMGRLLYSHDYVFWCGDFNYRISLPNEEVKDLIKQQNWDALTAGDQLLEQKNTGMIFRGFIEGMLDFAPTYKYDLFSEDYDTSEKCRTPAWTDRILWKRRKWNFSKTAEEMNVVGVASTSGEAEEDPDYSWSPGSLKYYGRAELKTSDHRPVVAVIDVDILEVDPEARHQVYKDVIALQGPPDGTILVSLCTSGPDDYFSDELIDELLDKFANFGEVILIRFVEEKMWVTFLEGYSALAALSLSASTVLDKMIDVRLRSPGWIRSLEEEMSVERICGSIPTSSSSTLLAEDVYVGDDDFEMEGEVDEEVEDILPQHLLPGTGSAPGSSPLPSPRSSPCPSPTQGEPSAPSRPTRAQPTRPSQAALSVSTQSEEPPGPPVDFQPGAPTGPGLEPKRAPPPRPNAPPARPAPPQRPPPPSGGLSPQPVRKDSADVGIRPSPLLGRRGSEGNKPECGKSPSPLFGRRRSEGNKPGPKSPALPRPDAPAGRGQAATGAPGPSRPNIPPRAGVISVTPQSRPQPPSHPGAPRPIPEVHPGAPRPIPDTHPGAPRPIPSAQTKPPDLPMGPPPSGPPPAVNPQVQPQPAPPSAYPQLPPPMQPTLLAPLQPQQASTPPASTLPAAAAPTVPPAGPQQSLPSPKPPPRSRSSHTLQPDAAKSETAPAAQLEKPSG, encoded by the exons ATGGCCTTCAGCAAAGGGTATCGCATTTACCACAAGCTGGACCCACCGCCTTATAGTGTGATAGTGGAGACCCGGACCAGGGAGGAATGCCTCATGTTGGAGTCAGGAGCCGTCGCTGTTCTGT CGGCAGCAGAGAAGGACGCCATTAAAAACACGTACACCAAAATATTTGATGCCTATGGAATTCTTGGTGTCCTCCGATTAAACCTAG GCGACTCCATGCTCCACAGCCTGGTGGTTGTAACGGGATGCAGCTCTGTGGGGAAGGTGCAGGATTCAGAAGTTTTCAGAGTCACACAGACAGACTTCATATCGCTGAAGAACGATCCAGGAGACGAGGACCGGATCGCCGAGGTGCGCAAGGTCCTTAATTCAGGTCACTTCTACTTTGCCTGGTCTGCCTCTGGGGTCAGCATGGATCTGAGTCTTAACGCACGCCGCAGGATACTAGAAGACACTACAGACAATCGCTTCTTTTG GAACCAGTCGCTGCACCTGCATCTTAAGCATTACGGAGTCAACTGCGACGACTGGCTGCTGAGGCTGATGTGCGGCGGAGTGGAGATCAGGACTATCTACGCAGGCCACAAACAGGCCAAGGCCTGCATATTCTCTCGGCTCAGCTCGGAGAGAGCCGGCACGAGATTCAACGTCAGGGGAACCAACGACGATGGACAGGTGGCCAACTTTGTAGAGACTGAACAG GTTATTTTCCTGGATGACAAAGTCTCATCCTTCATCCAGATCCGGGGCTCCATTCCACTTTTCTGGGAGCAGCCAGGAATCCAG CTCCCAGACATCTTGGGTCAG GTGGGTTCGCACCGTGTCAAACTCTCACGGGGCTTTGAAGCAAACGCGCCAGCTTTTGAAAG ACACTTCACTGCACTGAGGAGGCTGTACGGAAAACAGGTGATCATTAACCTACTTGGAAGTAAAGAAGGAGAGAATATGCTCAGCAAAGCATTTCAG AGTCACCTAAAGGCATCAGAGCATGCAAACGAAGTGAAGATGGTTAACTTTGACTACCATCAAAACGTGAAGGGCGGCAAAACTGAAAAACTCAGCAGCGTCCTGAAACCCCAGCTTGGCAAATTCTTAGAGGAGTGTGGCTTCTTCTACTACACTGGGGAAACAGGAATTCTTAG GTCTCAGGGAGGAACCCTCAGGACCAACTGCTTGGATTGTTTGGATCGAACCAACAGCGTTCAGGCCTTCTTTGCTCTCGAG ATGCTCACCAGACAGCTAGAGCAGATGGGTCTGACGGAGAAGCCACAGCTGGTGGCCCGGTTTCAGGAGGTTTTTAGGACCATGTGGTCTATGAACGGTGACTCCATCAGTAAGATCTATGCAGGCACCGGTGCCCTGGATGGGAAGGCTAAG GCGGGGAAGCTGAAAGACGGAGCTCGATCTGTGACGCGGACCATCCAGAACAACTTCTTCGACACTTCTAAGCAGGAGGCTATAGACATCTTGAGGCTGGGCTCCACGTTAAACAGTGACTTGGCTGACAAAGCTCGGGCCTTGCTCACCACTTCCAGTCTTTACG TCACTGAGCCTGTCTTACAATCAG CCTCTCCAAGAGTGTTGCTGGGAATGTGCCAGAACTACCACAAATACACTAAGCCCAAGCAAATCCGAGTGTGTGTCGGCACCTGGAACGTCAACGGGGGTAAACAGTTTCGGAGCATCGCTTTTCGGAACCAAACTCTGAACGACTGGCTGCTGGACGCTCCTAAAAAGGCCGGGCATCCCGAGTTCCAGG AAGGTAAAGGTAACCCCATCGACATCTTCGCCATCGGTTTTGAGGAAATGGTTGAACTGAATGCCGGCAACATTGTCAGTGCCAG CACAACCAATCAAAAACTGTGGGCGGCTGAACTCCAGAAAAACATCTCAAGGGATCACAAGTACGTGCTGCTGGCGTCAGAGCAGCTGGTGGGCGTGTGTCTGTTTGTTTTCATCCGCCCGCAGCACGCGCCCTTCATCAG GGACGTGGCCGTTGATACGGTGAaaactggaatgggcggggccacGGGTAATAAGGGAGGCGTGGCCATCCGTTTGCTGTTCCACACCACCAGCATCTGCTTCGTCTGTTCCCACTTCGCTGCCGGTCAGTCGCAGGTCAAAGAGAGAAACGACGACTACAACGAGATCGCTCGCAGACTCAGCTTCCCCATG GGACGTCTGCTGTACTCGCATGATTACGTGTTCTGGTGTGGAGACTTCAACTATCGGATCAGTCTACCCAACGAGGAGGTGAAAGATCTGATCAAGCAGCAGAACTGGGATGCTTTAACAGCTGGTGATCAGTTGTTGGAACAGAAGAATACTGGAATG ATCTTTCGAGGTTTCATTGAGGGGATGTTAGATTTTGCCCCAACTTATAAGTACGACCTGTTCTCTGAGGACTATGACACCAGTGAGAAGTGCCGCACGCCGGCCTGGACTGACCGCATACTTTGGAAGAGGAGGAAGTGGAACTTCAGCAAAACAG CTGAGGAGATGAATGTTGTAGGGGTCGCCTCTACATCTGGGGAGGCTGAGGAGGATCCAGATTACAGCTGGAGCCCTGGCAGTCTGAAGTACTACGGCAGGGCTGAGCTTAAGACCTCTGACCACAG ACCAGTGGTGGCGGTAATCGACGTGGACATCCTGGAGGTGGACCCGGAGGCCCGACACCAGGTCTATAAGGACGTCATCGCCCTACAGGGGCCTCCAGATGGCACCATCCTGGTGTCGCTCTGCACATCTGGACCTGATGACTACTTCAGTGATGAACTCATTGATGAGCTACTTGATAAGTTTGCTAACTTTGGAGAGGTCATCCTCATCAG GTTTGTTGAAGAGAAGATGTGGGTGACCTTCTTGGAAGGTTATTCTGCTCTGGCTGCACTCTCTCTCAGTGCATCAACC GTCCTGGACAAGATGATAGACGTCCGCTTGAGGAGTCCAGGCTGGATCAGGAGTCTGGAGGAGGAGATGAGTGTAGAAAGGATCTGCGGAAGCATTCCCACGTCGAGTAGCTCCACGCTGCTCGCTGAGGATGTGTACGTGGGTGATGACGATTTTGAGATGGAAG GTGAGGTCGACGAGGAGGTGGAAGACATCCTTCCTCAGCACCTGCTGCCTGGAACCGGCTCTGCTCCCGGATCCTCCCCTCTTCCGTCTCCACGCAGCAGTCCTTGCCCCTCCCCTACCCAGGGAGAGCCCTCTGCTCCCAGCAGACCCACTCGTGCACAACCCACTCGACCGTCACAAG CCGCTTTAAGTGTGTCCACTCAGAGCGAGGAACCTCCAG GGCCTCCTGTTGACTTCCAGCCCGGTGCTCCGACAGGTCCAGGCCTGGAGCCAAAAcgggctcctcctccccgcccaaACGCCCCACCGGCCAGACCAGCTCCGCCCCAACGCCCACCACCACCCTCAG GAGGCCTGAGTCCTCAGCCAGTCAGAAAGGACTCTGCAG ATGTTGGCATACGTCCGAGCCCGCTGCTGGGTAGGAGAGGCAGTGAAGGCAACAAGCCAG AGTGTGGCAAAAGTCCCAGCCCACTGTTCGGTAGGAGACGCAGTGAAGGCAACAAGCCAG GACCAAAAAGTCCTGCTCTCCCTCGTCCAGATGCTCCTGCAG GTCGAGGCCAGGCAGCAACCGGAGCTCCTGGACCTTCACGGCCG AACATTCCTCCTCGAGCTGGGGTGATCAGTGTGACCCCTCAGTCTCGCCCACAGCCTCCATCCCACCCTGGAGCACCAAGGCCCATCCCTGAGGTGCATCCTGGAGCACCTCGTCCTATTCCAGACACCCACCCTGGAGCCCCGCGGCCGATTCCCAGTGCCCAGACCAAACCGCCTGACCTGCCAATGG